Within the Fischerella sp. PCC 9605 genome, the region ACTCATACCAGTTATCCACGACGATCGTGCAACCGGACTGGATTGCCAAAATCAATTCTTCCCGAGATTTATTATTTCCGTGGAAGTAGATTTTTTCCGGACTCGCACCTGCATTCAGGGCAGTGTAGAGTTCGCCTCCAGAAACGACATCAATTCCCAAACCTTCTGATGCGGCGATCGCACAGACTGCTAAACAACTCCATGCTTTGGAAGCGTACAATACTTGAGATTCACCCTTATAGTAGCGCTGGCAACTTTCCCGGTATTGGCGGCAAGCCGTTCGCAGGGTTTCTTCATCTAAAATATACAACGGTGAACCAAATTGCTGCACGAGAGTTGTCACATCACAACCCCCTATTTCTAGGTGGTCTTGACTGTTAACTTTCGCACTCAGCGGTAAAATTTCCTGATTTGGTGAAACATTGATATTGTTACTGCTTGTTTGCGGTAAATACTGTTTAGCAGAAAGTTGAACCCCACCAGGGTGAGTCGATACCATAACTATTAATAGTTGTCCTTGTCTTAATTACAAGCGATTAGCGGGTATGCCGATTCCCAGTTTACCGAATAACGCGCTTCTTCGCCCCTGCCTTTTGGTTCTGGAATAGTAGTGATTTGGCGCAAGGGTAAGGGGCAAAGGGAAAAGGTAATTTACTTTACTCTTTTGCCTTTTCCCTGTAAGCGACCTATAGCCATCAATATTTGCGTAGTCAATTACTAATTGCACCAACACAACCTCGCCAAAGATAGATAATTTTTCTCTGGCTTGGAAGTATCAAAAAATAAACTAGTCTTGGGGATTGGGTAATGGGGATTGGGTAAAGGTTAAAGGGTAAAGGGTAAAGGAATTTATTAACCTTTCACCTTTGTTGCCAGTCGCTACAACCCAACGGCTCTTTCTACAACGGAGGGAACCACCAAGGGCGCACTCACTCACCCTGCACCGAAGCCGCTACGCGTCTATGGGCGGCTTCCCGTAAGGGTAGGGCGTCTACGGGAACCTCCAAGGGCGCACTGGCTCCTCTTTTCCTCTTCCCCCTCTTGTTTTTCCCATGCCCCTTGCCCCATACCCTTTGGCTTCTGTCTTCTTGTCAGTGGAATTACCAACAAAGCGTGAGCAAATCGAAATTAGAACTGAAATTAATAACAACACCAGATTTGAATGCGGTGCTGGAGCTAGATATGGCTTGTTTTGGCGGTTTTTGGACACTGGAAGCTTACCAAAGAGAGTTAGACAGCCCTAACAGCGTTTTACTTGGTTTATTTGCGCCTTTCTCTCCGTTAGAACTTCTGGCAATGGGTTGCTATTGGTCAATTTTAGAAGAAGCCCACATTACAATTTTGGCGGTTCAACCCCAATACCAAGGGCAAGGATTAGGACAGGCAATGCTATATTCTCTGCTTAAGACTGCTCACGATCGCGGCTTGGAACGAGCTACCCTCGAAGTACGAGTTTCGAATCAAGCAGCTATTTCTTTATATCAAAAATTTGGGTTTAAAACTGCTGGACGGCGGCGACGTTACTACAAAGATAATGATGAGGACGCGCTGATTCTTTGGTTAGGAGATATGCAATATCCAGAATTTCAAAATACTTTGGAAAACTTACGTGCCAAAATCAGCGATCGCCTCAGTCAATTTTCTTGGTATTTAGTCAATAGTCATTAGTCATTAGTTAATGGTTAGTGGTTAGTAGTTAGTGTTTGTTAACTATGCCCAATGCCC harbors:
- the rimI gene encoding ribosomal protein S18-alanine N-acetyltransferase, with the translated sequence MSKSKLELKLITTPDLNAVLELDMACFGGFWTLEAYQRELDSPNSVLLGLFAPFSPLELLAMGCYWSILEEAHITILAVQPQYQGQGLGQAMLYSLLKTAHDRGLERATLEVRVSNQAAISLYQKFGFKTAGRRRRYYKDNDEDALILWLGDMQYPEFQNTLENLRAKISDRLSQFSWYLVNSH